Below is a genomic region from Nitrospirota bacterium.
GGTGGAACGGCTGGGGCCTGCTGCTGCGGAGGCGGCTTGCGCGGGGGTCAGCGTCGCGCCTCCAATGACGCTTCGGGTGAATCAGCTCGTGACGACCAGGGACGCGCTCCTCGAACAGTTTGCGCAGGCTGGTATTGCAGCCAAGCAGGCCCGCGTAAGCCCCTTTGGAATTGTGCTGGAAGACGGAGGTCTTGTTCCTTCGATCCCGGGGTTTCAAGAGGGCGCCTTTTATGTCGAAGATGAAGCCGCGCAACTGATTCCTCTAATTCTTGACCCTCGGCCAGGTGAGGTTATACTTGATGCTTGTGCGGCGCCGGGAGGGAAATCCACTCATCTGGCCGATCTGATGCAGAACAAGGGAACGATCTACGCCGTCGATCGGAAAGGGACCCGCCTGGATCTGCTGCGAAGTAATTGCAGTCGACTGAACGTTCAGATTGTTGTGCCGATTGTCGGCGACATTCGCCAGCCGAGGGAATGGGTTTCTCCGATTGAGACCGCTGCTGCTCACGTGAAGAAAGCCAATGTGGGCGAACTATTGGTTGATCGAATATTAGTGGATGCGCCCTGCAGCGGGCTCGGTGTGTTGCGGCGGCACCCCGAAGCAAAGTGGCGGAAAGATGAGCAGGCGCTCCCTCGACATCAGGCGCTCCAGTCTCAGATCCTCGAAGCGGTTGCCCCATGCTTGCGGCCTGGCGGGGTGCTGGTCTATAGTACGTGCTCGACGGAACCGGAAGAAAACGAAGATGTCATTGAGCGGTTCTGTCGTACCCATAGAGAGTTCCAGCGTGAGTCCGTTATTCGCTGGCTCCCGCCTGAGGCACAGGGTTTTGTCACCGAACAGGGTGCATTCTCGACAGTGGGAAACCAGCTCTCGATGGACGGATTTTACGCTGCACGACTGAGGAAGGGTTTGTGATGGCCCGCCCCATTTATATCGCCCCTTCGATTTTAGCCTCCGACTTTGCCAGACTGGCCGATGAAGTGGCAGCCGTGGAACGGGCTGGGGCCGACTTCCTCCATATCGATGTCATGGATGGACATTTCGTTCCAAACTTGACCATCGGTCCGCCGATTGTGGCGGCGCTGAGAAAAGTGACCAAACTACCGCTCGACGTCCACCTCATGATCACCAATGCTGACGCCTTCATCGATGAGTTTGCCGAGGCGGGAGCGGATTACCTCACGGTTCACGTAGAAGCCTGTCCGCACCTCCATCGCACGGTTCAAGCGATCAAAGAGCGAGGCGTCAAGGCAGGGGTGACGCTCAATCCGGCCACCTCGCTCAGTACGATTGAGGAAATTCTCTCCGAGGTTGATTTGGTCCTGATCATGTCAGTCAATCCAGGTTTTGGCGGTCAAAAGTTTATTACGTCCTGTTTGAAGAAGATTGCCGCGGCTCGCGCCATGCTCGACCGAGCCGGGAGCCATGCGCTGCTCGAAGTGGATGGCGGCGTCAAGATCGACAATGCGAACCAGGTGCTTGCTGCGGGAGCCGACGTGTTGGTCGCCGGGTCGGCCATTTTCTCCAGTCCAGATTACGCCGCAACGATCGCTGCGATGCGCGCAGCCGGCCAACCTTCTTCCTCGACGCCTCAGCGCGTCGCTGCTCACCGATAGGCCTCGCGGGTGGATATTTCTTCTCTCATCGATAGTCTGCATCCTCTCGAAGTCAAAGTCCTTTCGACCTTTGCCTCGAACCCCTCTGCGGTGCTCCAAACAGAGCAGTTGGCGCAGTCCTCCGGGTTGGAGCCCTCGCAGCTGAGCATGGCGGTCGAATGGTTGCTCGCCAAGTCGTTGTTAGCAGTCGATACCGAGATCGTGACGCCGGTGGTCTCGCTCACCAAAGTCGGCGAACTGTACGTTGAAAAGCATTCGCCGATTGAACGGGTGCTCGCTGCGGCTCGCGAGGCGGCGACAACGGGCAAACGTCTGACCATTCAGGATATCCAATCGCGGGAGGGGCTGGAACCGGCTGAAGTGAGCGGTGCGATTGGCCGGCTCAAAAAAGAAGGCGCGCTCCTGATCATTCAAGGCGGCTGTCTCGAATCGACCGGCCGGCCGAGCCCAACGGCAGAGGCCATACGAGGATTACTATTACGGGTACATGAGACGCCTCGGGAGATGCAGTCATTTTCGGATGTACAACGGCAAGTCATTCAAGACCATGCCGTCAAACGAGGAAATGCGAAAGAGCCATTCCGCATCGATGATCGGGTCGCCAGATCGCTGAAGCTTTCCGCCGCCGGCACCGAGGCCGCGCAGCAGCTCTCCAAGCAAGGGGTTCTGGAAGAAGTTTCCCAGCTGACCCCTGAGTTGTTGAAAGACGGGAGCTGGCGAACGAAACGCTTCCGTAAGTACACGATCAGTCTTCGCGCACCACGGATTGCGCCGGGCAAGAAACATCCCTATCGCGAGTTTCTCGATACCGTGAAGACGAAGCTTGTGAGCATGGGATTCCAGGAAATGCGGGGCCCGCTGGTAGAGACTGAATTCTGGAACATGGACGCGCTCTTTATGCCACAGTTCCATCCGGCCAGGGATATCCATGACGTCTACTTCGTCAAGGAACCGAAACAGGCCACGTCGATTGCAGAACCGTTTTTGTCTCGGGTCGCGCAAGCGCATCAGGATGGCGGGGCAACCGGTTCAACCGGCTGGAACTATCCCTTCGATATGGCGCGTGCGCGTCGGCTGGTCTTGCGGAGCCAGGGGACGGCTGTCTCGGCTCATACGCTGGCTGCACAACCGGCGGTGCCGGGAAAGTATTTTTCCATCGCCCGTTGTTTTCGCTATGACCAAGTCGATGCGACGCATGCGACCGATTTTTTCCAGGTGGAAGGGATTGTCCTTGGCGAAGATATCAATTTCCGTACGTTGCTCGGTCTGCTGAATCTCTTTGCCCGTGAAGTGGCTCAGGCGAAGGAAGTTAAGTTTCTTCCGGCCTATTTTCCGTTCACCGAACCATCGGTCGAGATGCATGTGCGCCATCCGAAGCTTGGCTGGATGGAACTTGGCGGAGCCGGGCTGTTCCGGTCGGAAGTCACTCTTCCGCTGGGTGTGACCGTGCCGGTGATCGCCTGGGGGCTGGGGCTCGATCGCATGGCGATGGTGGCGCTCGGGATTCACGATATTCGAGAGTTGTTTACCGACAATCTTGACCTCATCCGTTCCACCAAGGGGGCCCTCTAGGTTTCACATGCCCACGATTACGATTTTCAAACAGGATCTTGAGGGATTGCTTGCAGGGCCGGGAGAGGCTCGCCAACCGATTACTCTTGAACAAATCGAAGACTCGTTGATGCTCGTGAAGGGTGAGTTGAAGGGGCAGAACCCGGATACCGGCGAACTGCGCATTGAATTACAAGATAGTAACCGTCCCGATCTTTGGTGCTGTGAAGGGATTGCGCGGCAGATCAGGGTGAAGCGGCAGGGTTCCCTTCCAATGTACGATTTTCTTGCGACTAAGCCGCAAGTACCGAAGCAATTGAACGTGACTCCCGGCCTGGAAAAGGTTCGGCCATTTGTGGCGGCCTGCACGGCGACCGGTTATCGCGTTACGAAAGAAGGTCTTGCGCAGCTGATCCAGTCACAAGAAAAGCTGGCCGAAATGTTCGGTCGTAAACGCCGGACCGTGTCGATCGGGCTCTATCGGCTTGCAGCGATCGAGTTTCCTGTCACGTATGACTTAGTAAAGCCTGACGAAGCATCCTTCACGCCGCTGGGTATGGATACGGCCATGACGTTGGGAGAGATGTTGCTCGTCCATCCCAAGGGCTTGGAGTTCGGCGGGATTCTCTCGGGACAGGAGCGATTGCCATTCTTGCGCGATGCGAAAGGGCGAGCCCTCTCGTTCCCGCCGATCATCAATAGCCGTGAAGTCGGCGAAGTGAAGGTGGGAGACGATGCCCTCTTCGTCGAAGTGACCGGCACTGACCTTTCGATGGTGGTCCTGACTCTCAATATTTTCGCAGCGAATCTGGCAGATCGTGGTGCAGTGATTGAGCCGATCGAAGTGCGGTATCCCTATAAGACCGACCTTGGCGAGGCCGTCCTGACCCCCCAAGATCTTGGAAGGTCGCGGACACTTCCTCTACAGACGATTGAGCGGGCACTCGGGCAGGCCTTAGGTGTTCATGAAGTGGCCAAGGCCTTAGTGGCCTATGGCTATCAAGTGACGACGGATTCTGAACAGGTAACGGTGACACTTCCTCTGTATCGGCAGGATCTGATGCATGCGATGGATGTTGTCGAAGATGTGGCGATCAGCCGGGGATACGCGGACTTTTTGCCGGTGATGCCTTCGCAGTTCACGGTCGGGGGTCTGTCGCGCATTGAAGAATTCTCTGACAGGGTGCGAGCGCTCATGGTCGGCATGGGCTTTCAGGAAATTATTTCTAACATTCTCGGTTCACCTCAAGATTTGCGTGATGCGATGCGGCTGGAAGGGACTGAGTGGGGGCAGTTGGTCGAGGTGGACAATGTGATGTCCTTGAATTTCTCCGCGCTTCGGCAATGGATGCTTCCGTCGTTGCTTCGCGTAGAAGCAGCGTCGAACCGGGCCTTTTACCCCCATCGGATGTTCGAAGCCGGCGAAGTGGCCAGGCCCGACCCTGCGCAGGCTCTCGGATCACGGACGGTCATGGTGCTCGGCGGGATGATCGCTCATGCCGATGCGCATTTCTCCGAGATCCACTCCTGTCTGGACACATTGTTTTACTATGTGGGACAAGCGTACAGCTTAGAACCGATTCAGCATCCGTCATTTCTTGCCGGACGTGCCGGCAGTATTCTGTCCGAAGGGAAACGGGTAGGTGTGATCGGGGAACTGCACCCTGAAGTACTCGAACGCTGGCAGATCAGCGTCCCGGCCGTCGCATTTGAAATCGATCTGACACAACTAGCCGAACGGCCCTGAGGTATACGCCGGCTGGCGCATTCCTCAAGGCTCGCATCCTGTCCCGCTCAATGGTTCGAAGAGTGCTCTTGCGAGGCGACTGCGTTTAGGCAGCAGCCGGAGCAAGCTGTTGCTTGGCAAGACCGACCAACTGCTCGAATCCCGAGGCATCCTTGATCGCCATATCCGAAAGGACCTTGCGGTCCAAGAGGATATTCGCCTTCTTCATGGCATTGATAAACCGGCCATAGGTGAGTCCATGTGCCCGAACTGCCGCGTTGATGCGCGCAATCCACAATACACGGAAATCCCGTTTCCGATTTTTCCGTCCGGTATAGGCGTAGGCCTGACCCTTATCAACTGATTCTGTTGCGGTACGGAACAGACGGCTCTTCCCGCCGTATTGTCCTTTGGCCAGTTTCAGCCGTTTCTTCCGACGATGTCTTGTTTTGGGGCCACCTTTTGCGCGAGGCATGGGTCATTACTCCTTTTGGTTAACGCGAGTCGTGTCTTCTCATTTAGCTGTAGGGCAATAAGCGATCCAGCGCCTGAGTTTTGGTCTTATCCACGAGAACCGTGCCGCTCAACCGGCGCTTCCGATCCTGCGTCTTGCTGGTGAGGATATGGCGTTTTCCCGCTTTCCGCCTGACCAATTTTCCAGAGCCGGTGCGGCTAAACCGCTTTTTGGCTCCACTGTGGGATTTCATCTTCCTATTCTTCATGTCCGTGCTTCCTTTTGTTAATAGCGTTCGGGCCGACCGTCTTACTTGGGCGCTACGATCATGATCAAGCTCCGCCCTTCCATCCGGGGGGCGTACTCGATGGTGCCCTTCTCTCCCACTTCGGCGATCACCGTATTCATGAGCGTTCGGCCCATTTCCTGGTTCGCCATTTCACGCCCGCGGTAGGTCAAGACAACTTTCGTCTTGTTGCCGTCGGCCAGAAATCCCTTGATCTGTCGAACCTTGATCTCCAAGTCGTGCTTATCCGTTCGAGGCCGCAGCTTGATTTCCTTGACCTGCGTCGACTTTTGATGGCGCCGGTTCTGGTGATCTTTCTTGCTCAGCTCAAACTTATACTTCCCGTAATCCATAATGCGGCATACGGGAGGCACGGACGTTGGGGCGATCTCGACGAGGTCATACCCCTGATCCTGTGCTTGTTTGAAGGCATCTGCCGTTAGGAGAATTCCAAGCTGTTCGCTCTCCGGCCCAATTACCCGGACTTCGCGCACTCTGATTTCTCGGTTAACTCGTAGTTTGGGGACGATAAGACACCTCTTATTGTGTCAGTGAATGTTGCTGCTCTGCCGGCTTGAGGTCTGCACGGAGCAGGTCGAGCGCGCCCGCGATGGTCATGCTACCGAGGTTGGCACCGCTCCGGCCCCGTATAGCCAGGGTCCCACTCTGCACTTCTCGGTCGCCAACCACAAACATAAATGGAACCTTCGCTTTTTCTGCTTCTCGAATTTTGAGCCCGATTTTTTCATTCCGAAGGTCTGCTTCAGCGCGGAATCCGGCAGCCTTGAGCTGAGCCACGACTTCGGCAACATAGGGCCGCTGGTTGTCCGTGATGGACATGACGGTTGCCTGAACCGGAGCGAGCCAGGTTGGGAAGGCGCCTCCGAAATGCTCGATCAAAATGCCGAAGAACCGTTCGATTGATCCCATCAGGGCCCGATGGATCATGATGGGTTGGTGAACTTTGCCGTCTTCACCGATGTAGCCTAATTCGAACCGCTCGGGATTATTGAAGTCGACTTGAATAGTCGAGCATTGCCAGGAGCGACCCAGCGCATCTTTGATTTTGATATCAATCTTTGGCCCGTAGAAGACGCCTTCGCCAGGATCGACCTGGTAGGCGATGCCTCGACCCTTCAATGCGGCTTCGAGCGCGCTGGTGGCCTGGGTCCATCGTTCTTCCGAGCCGACTGACTTTTCCGGTTTCGTCGAGAGGTAGACTTCAAAGTCGGTGAACCCGAAGGTGCCGAGAATAAAGAACGTGAAGTCCAGGACCTGGCTGACTTCGCTTTCAATCTGATCGGGCCGACAGAACAGGTGTGCATCGTCCTGTGTAAAGCCTCGGACTCGCAGCAACCCATGGAGCACGCCGGTCCGTTCGTATCGGTAGACGGTTCCTAACTCGCCATAACGGATGGGGAGGTCACGGTAACTGCGCAGATGCGACTTATAGATCATGATATGGAACGGGCAATTCATCGGTTTGAGCTGATACTCGCTATTCTCAAGCATCATGGGTGCGAACATATTGTCGCGGTAATAATCGACGTGGCCGCTGGTTTTCCAGAGGTCGAGTCGGGCGACATGAGGGGAATACACCAGTTCGTACCCGTTCTGAATATGCTGGTCGCGCCAAAAGTTTTCGATCAACAGCCGTATCGTTGCGCCCTTCGGGTGCCAGAGGATCAGGCCAGGGCCAATTTCATCCTGGATGGAGATCAAGTCGAGCTCCTTGCCGACTTTGCGGTGGTCTCGTCGTTTGATCTCTTCGAGCCGGGCAAGATGCGCGTCGAGCTCCGTCTGGGACGGGAAGGAAGTTCCGTAGATCCGCTGCAGCATGGGATTGCGCTCGTCACCGCGCCAGTAGGCTCCGGCCGTGTTCAGGAGCTTGAACGCTCCGACATGACCTGTCGTCGGAAGATGCGGTCCGCGGCAGAGGTCGGTAAAGTCACCCTGACTATAGGCAGAGATCGGTTCGTTGTCCGGGAACCCCTGAATCAGTTCAACTTTATAGTTCTCGCCGCGAGACTGAAAGAATTTCACGGCCTCTTGTTTTGAGAGTTCCGTACGTGTCACAGGAAGGGCGCGCTTGATGATTGCCTTCGCACGCGCTTCAATCTTCTCAAGATCTTCCGGGGTAAAGGGGCGTTCATAGGCAAAGTCGTAGAAGAACCCATCCTCAAGAGCCGGGCCGACTGTCAGTTGTGCGGTGGGAAATATTTCTTTGACGGCCTGTGCCATGATGTGGGTGCTGCTATGGCGGTAGACCTCGCGGCCTTCCACGCTGTCGAATTGCAATGGGGCCACTTCAGCATCTTCAGTCAGTGCATGTGAGAGATCGACGGTTTGGCCGTTCATCTTCGCAGCGAGGATGTTGGGGCCAAGCTTCAGGCCGAGAGCCGACAGGGCAGACCCAACGGTTTGTCCTGCCGGAATATCCCGACTACTGCCGTCTTTGAGCGTAATTTTCATGACATGCACGAACTTCAATCAAGCACTAGAAACAACAAAGGCACCCCGCCTACGAGAAG
It encodes:
- the rsmB gene encoding 16S rRNA (cytosine(967)-C(5))-methyltransferase RsmB, producing MASGPRSLFTAQTAPSARAIALSLLVESDKSEEGVDVLLDRALARCSFDSRDRALTVELTYGVLRRLATIDWRLEPVLDKPLLRLPVAVQMVLRLGAYQLLFLDRIPQSAAVNESVNLTRAFACTVGRDWSGLVNAVLRSLLRHPPEPWPSMDHDPVQALAVRYSIPGWLSRRWVERLGPAAAEAACAGVSVAPPMTLRVNQLVTTRDALLEQFAQAGIAAKQARVSPFGIVLEDGGLVPSIPGFQEGAFYVEDEAAQLIPLILDPRPGEVILDACAAPGGKSTHLADLMQNKGTIYAVDRKGTRLDLLRSNCSRLNVQIVVPIVGDIRQPREWVSPIETAAAHVKKANVGELLVDRILVDAPCSGLGVLRRHPEAKWRKDEQALPRHQALQSQILEAVAPCLRPGGVLVYSTCSTEPEENEDVIERFCRTHREFQRESVIRWLPPEAQGFVTEQGAFSTVGNQLSMDGFYAARLRKGL
- the rpe gene encoding ribulose-phosphate 3-epimerase, whose product is MARPIYIAPSILASDFARLADEVAAVERAGADFLHIDVMDGHFVPNLTIGPPIVAALRKVTKLPLDVHLMITNADAFIDEFAEAGADYLTVHVEACPHLHRTVQAIKERGVKAGVTLNPATSLSTIEEILSEVDLVLIMSVNPGFGGQKFITSCLKKIAAARAMLDRAGSHALLEVDGGVKIDNANQVLAAGADVLVAGSAIFSSPDYAATIAAMRAAGQPSSSTPQRVAAHR
- a CDS encoding phenylalanine--tRNA ligase subunit alpha — its product is MDISSLIDSLHPLEVKVLSTFASNPSAVLQTEQLAQSSGLEPSQLSMAVEWLLAKSLLAVDTEIVTPVVSLTKVGELYVEKHSPIERVLAAAREAATTGKRLTIQDIQSREGLEPAEVSGAIGRLKKEGALLIIQGGCLESTGRPSPTAEAIRGLLLRVHETPREMQSFSDVQRQVIQDHAVKRGNAKEPFRIDDRVARSLKLSAAGTEAAQQLSKQGVLEEVSQLTPELLKDGSWRTKRFRKYTISLRAPRIAPGKKHPYREFLDTVKTKLVSMGFQEMRGPLVETEFWNMDALFMPQFHPARDIHDVYFVKEPKQATSIAEPFLSRVAQAHQDGGATGSTGWNYPFDMARARRLVLRSQGTAVSAHTLAAQPAVPGKYFSIARCFRYDQVDATHATDFFQVEGIVLGEDINFRTLLGLLNLFAREVAQAKEVKFLPAYFPFTEPSVEMHVRHPKLGWMELGGAGLFRSEVTLPLGVTVPVIAWGLGLDRMAMVALGIHDIRELFTDNLDLIRSTKGAL
- the pheT gene encoding phenylalanine--tRNA ligase subunit beta; the protein is MPTITIFKQDLEGLLAGPGEARQPITLEQIEDSLMLVKGELKGQNPDTGELRIELQDSNRPDLWCCEGIARQIRVKRQGSLPMYDFLATKPQVPKQLNVTPGLEKVRPFVAACTATGYRVTKEGLAQLIQSQEKLAEMFGRKRRTVSIGLYRLAAIEFPVTYDLVKPDEASFTPLGMDTAMTLGEMLLVHPKGLEFGGILSGQERLPFLRDAKGRALSFPPIINSREVGEVKVGDDALFVEVTGTDLSMVVLTLNIFAANLADRGAVIEPIEVRYPYKTDLGEAVLTPQDLGRSRTLPLQTIERALGQALGVHEVAKALVAYGYQVTTDSEQVTVTLPLYRQDLMHAMDVVEDVAISRGYADFLPVMPSQFTVGGLSRIEEFSDRVRALMVGMGFQEIISNILGSPQDLRDAMRLEGTEWGQLVEVDNVMSLNFSALRQWMLPSLLRVEAASNRAFYPHRMFEAGEVARPDPAQALGSRTVMVLGGMIAHADAHFSEIHSCLDTLFYYVGQAYSLEPIQHPSFLAGRAGSILSEGKRVGVIGELHPEVLERWQISVPAVAFEIDLTQLAERP
- the rplT gene encoding 50S ribosomal protein L20, with translation MPRAKGGPKTRHRRKKRLKLAKGQYGGKSRLFRTATESVDKGQAYAYTGRKNRKRDFRVLWIARINAAVRAHGLTYGRFINAMKKANILLDRKVLSDMAIKDASGFEQLVGLAKQQLAPAAA
- the rpmI gene encoding 50S ribosomal protein L35, with amino-acid sequence MKNRKMKSHSGAKKRFSRTGSGKLVRRKAGKRHILTSKTQDRKRRLSGTVLVDKTKTQALDRLLPYS
- the infC gene encoding translation initiation factor IF-3, whose amino-acid sequence is MVPKLRVNREIRVREVRVIGPESEQLGILLTADAFKQAQDQGYDLVEIAPTSVPPVCRIMDYGKYKFELSKKDHQNRRHQKSTQVKEIKLRPRTDKHDLEIKVRQIKGFLADGNKTKVVLTYRGREMANQEMGRTLMNTVIAEVGEKGTIEYAPRMEGRSLIMIVAPK
- the thrS gene encoding threonine--tRNA ligase, producing MKITLKDGSSRDIPAGQTVGSALSALGLKLGPNILAAKMNGQTVDLSHALTEDAEVAPLQFDSVEGREVYRHSSTHIMAQAVKEIFPTAQLTVGPALEDGFFYDFAYERPFTPEDLEKIEARAKAIIKRALPVTRTELSKQEAVKFFQSRGENYKVELIQGFPDNEPISAYSQGDFTDLCRGPHLPTTGHVGAFKLLNTAGAYWRGDERNPMLQRIYGTSFPSQTELDAHLARLEEIKRRDHRKVGKELDLISIQDEIGPGLILWHPKGATIRLLIENFWRDQHIQNGYELVYSPHVARLDLWKTSGHVDYYRDNMFAPMMLENSEYQLKPMNCPFHIMIYKSHLRSYRDLPIRYGELGTVYRYERTGVLHGLLRVRGFTQDDAHLFCRPDQIESEVSQVLDFTFFILGTFGFTDFEVYLSTKPEKSVGSEERWTQATSALEAALKGRGIAYQVDPGEGVFYGPKIDIKIKDALGRSWQCSTIQVDFNNPERFELGYIGEDGKVHQPIMIHRALMGSIERFFGILIEHFGGAFPTWLAPVQATVMSITDNQRPYVAEVVAQLKAAGFRAEADLRNEKIGLKIREAEKAKVPFMFVVGDREVQSGTLAIRGRSGANLGSMTIAGALDLLRADLKPAEQQHSLTQ